aacaaaaagtaacaacaataataatttgttaacagAGTACGTAAATTTCGCCAAGAAGCTAAAGAAGGTGGTAAACCTGTATTTTATCTTAATGCTGGTGACACATACACAGGCACTCCCTGGTTTACCGTTTTCAAAGATAACATTACAGCggcctttttaaataaactacaacCGGATGCTATAGTAAGTTTCTGTGAATTTCCTGTaaatacagatttttataaTTCGCAAGTAAAATTCAGTCTTTAGGAAATCATGAATTTGATGAAAATGTCGCCGGTTTAGCACCTTTCCTTAATAAAGTCACTTTCCCCGTTTTGGCCACAAATTTGGATGTCAGCAAAGAGCCTGAACTAGCTAAAGcgaaacatttttataagtCCACAGTATTAGATGTGCGTGGTACAAAGGTGGGTGTTATCGGTTATCTAACGCCCGAAACTAAAGTTTTGACAGTTCCAAACGAAGTTGAATTTTTGGATGAAGTTGTTACCATTAAGTAAGATATCATTGATGAGATCATGTccaataaaaagttaaatgagATGAATTTTTAGTGAAGAAGCTGCACGACTTAAGAATCTTGGTGTTAATATCATCATTGCTTTGGGACATTCCGGTTACCTAAGAGATCAAGAGATTGCCATGAATTGTCCTGAAGTGGATCTAGTGATTGGTGGTCATACTAATACCTTCTTATACAATGGTGAACAACCCGATGCCGAACGTATTGATGGTCCTTATCCCACAGTAGTTAAACAGCACAGTGGCAAAGAAGTGCCTGTTGTCCAAGCCTACGCTTATACCAAATACTTGGGTAAATTACATGTTCAAGTAAGTATCAAAAGATTACAAATGTTAGCACCTAACTTTAATAACATTCCACTGATTTTAGTTTGATAAAAATGGCAATCTAATTGAATTCGATGGTACACCTATACTCTTAAATGCTGAAATACCCAGAGATGATGATCTCCTGGAATTACTTGAAGTTTATAGACCAAACATTACCGCCTTAGAGTCGAATGTTGTAGGTCACACAAAGGTGCATTTGGAGGGACGTGCTGAAATTTGTCGCAGTGGTGAATGTAATCTTGGTAATTTAGTAGCTGACTCAATGATATACGCAAGAATATTGGAAGATTTGGGTGGTTCATATTGGACAGATGCCCCGATAGCTTTTATACAGGGTGGTGGTATTCGTAGCTCGATTGAAAAACGTTCCGATGGCTCGATTCTTGCTACAGATGTTCTGTCAGTACTTCCATTCGGCAACGATTTGTATATGACCAGAATAACtggtaaaacaattttaaaggcTTTGGAACGTTCTGCTTCTATGGAGGCTAAAGACTCTAATGGAGGATTCCTTCAAATGTCTGGAGTACACACAGTCTTTGACTACAACAAACCTATTGGCAGTCGTGTTATTTCAACACATGTGCTTTGCTCTGAATGTAAAGTGCCCGCTTATGAGCCCTTGCAGCAGGACAAATTTTACAATGTTATTGTACAAAAGTTTCTTATTGAAGGCGGCGATGGTCACACTTTTGTAGAGGAGAATGGTAGTGAGCCCATACGTTTACAGAAAAACGATTTTGATGCCTTATTACAATACTTGACCCAACGTGAATTTGTTTACCCAGAAGTTGAAGAGAGAATCACAATAATTGAGAAAAAGGATGATGGAGGAAATGACGGAAATGGTGGTAATGATGGTGGCATGATGACTGTGTCTAGCTCAATCTTTTTGGTTGCAGTGATGACActatttacaattaattttaccaactaaagttatattttaatctaatcaagaaaaataaaaacaaagagcaaaaaaactcaggaacatatttataaataaagtatcaaagattattttttaataaatgtctatttgttattaaaaataaagaaattaatctgaaaaataaaataaatgattgtATCTATTagacaaaaattctttttttaaaagttttttaataatatcttaaatgggatcaattttaattaataataaagtttgCTTAAAAGCAAAATGAGTATTGTGTAttggttttgtgtttttatttatatttgttttattaagtaACTTCGAATTCACTAAATTACTCAGTGTTGTGTTTAATTTTCGATATTTGTCGTTGTTATTTCTTATTTAGTTAAATACGTTCTGTTCTTTAATTGCGATAtcttgaaaagctttttttacggAAATagtatattgttaaatatttaaaatctttgaatTTATAAGTTTTAACGATATTCAGGCAAAAAAAGCTTTATGTGTGTAAAGTAGtggcaaaaactaaaataaatgagAGAGCTTTTTTCTCTTGTGTTAGAaagattaaacttttaaatacattaaGCTTTTAAcggttttttattataaaaatatgtttatacatgATTTGTTAAACACAtcatgtataatttttaatagttttatcatTTAACGATTCATTGATGGTCATTATCCCTCAGTAGTTAAGATATCATTAagactaaaaataaacttttagggataatatgattttgtttctatttgtttaaaatattttggtacacgaaaaaaattctaatttattcataaactcgaattaaatctaaattattgttttgtttaaaaattattgaaattttctttcaacAACATTTAATTACTTTACGATTTTGCGATAATCATGAATTGTTaatctttttcaaataaaaacaaaaaatgcaattattaaaacatttctattaaaactacatttttgcCCTCTTATTTATAAcagatattctttaaatttattaataaacatttgtatttacgaaatgtttattttaaaaaattttaaagttgtatATATTAAAATCTTTGTAAAATTACTTAATACATGATTGAAACAATAAGTAAATGAAATTGagttaataaacaaaaagcatgcattttataaacataacaaattaaaaacattttttgatttcAATTGTATTGTACAAGTTAcagtaatttttaagatttcaataatttcgttatatataaaactgaaatcgataattattttttaaattgtgtgaCACATTTCAAATaacgcaaaaattttaaaaattatttaaattttttctttagaaatcttAGCTTTTTTAAAgtagcaatttaaaaaaaatcaatcaatgttcattaaaaaaacaaatttaaaattttcttttaaaactaatttttaaactttttatacccaGTAAGATAATTGTGGTCGACTGTGGTCGATAGTTCTTTCTGAgctcaattcgaatcgaaattttctccgtttggcaatttcggtattctgcatttcgatccgactctccgccacataaacaacaacttacaaaaacgtaggtaCGATCATAAAGCGCAATATACacattcgtaaagcattgaaatgcAATAGAATTGCTTtatctttttcttacgattcagttttttgttggaataccatttttcgatcgttgcgtaactgaataCGTAAACgcaatcgaaatgcagaatgcAGCGTTGATTACTTAATTATTTGACTTGTGGGTGAAAGAGGGTGCTTGGGAAACTGCGCCAATTCAATCTagcaaaacaattaaataaattcactattCATGAGGAATTTAATGAAAGGCAAGGCAACGATTTAAAGTGCCTGAAACGATTTGTTCGCTACTGCACCAATCGGATCTTAATTGTTGCAAGAATGTTTTAGAATGCCTGAGTAATTGTCTCTCTTAATTGTTATCACTGCTGATAAATTGGATTTTAAACCTTTAGGTTCTTATTTATAAAcgtttattaaaggtttataaatcaaatttgcatacaaaatgTGTTCTATGAAACTTTGATTAaaagatttaatatttaaatctttttagatatgtccttttgttttttgtcaataaaatcgCAAATTTTGCTCGAAGAATCCAATATATAATGTGAACATTTGTTATAATCTGTCAATAAAAGCTCAAATTTCGGTCGaatgttgaattttttgttagttaggATCGTTTACATACGATAAGTCATTTCCGTCTAAATGCATTGTTACATTGTTATATGATTGGAAAGTATAGGTCTGTAAAGTTTGGTGAAAACCCTTTAACGTCAATATTAGAtccttaaacaaattgttattagGATCATTCTAGAATTAAAGTTCGACCCTATTATTATCTCGAATATATTGGTACTTATTATGATTTATTATCTGTTTGTTTCTCTAAATGCGaacgaaaatttctttttcattttatattgaaaagaataaaaaattttcgaatttatttgttgttttcaatataaatctaGAAAATACTTGTTCGTTCTTATTTAGTAGAACAGGGCCTATATGTAGAGTTCTATCCATAATTGATTGAAGTCTCCAAAAGGGAAcagataaaaactattttaatgcattaatgagttattgtaatgaaatttaataaatttaattgtcaTGAAATTTAATTTGAGAAAATTTGAGAGAATCGGTCAGTGCTAAAACTTAAGTTTTTAAGCCAAATCCCGTCTATAACTAGATTTTacttcaaaatccaaaattacaTGAATTAACTTAAGCCGACTTTAgagaaatttaataacatttgtttttattattattattattatttaataaaaataacaaactcaatattttgttaagaatAGCAATAGtaatacatagatacatacatacacatctcattgaaataaaatgaaaaatcggTTAGATACTCgtatattagtttttaaagttttattcattttaataaattgtgtgtTTGGGGGGTTTTCAATCTTTGGAGAATCatctaatttaatatattttgtagtCTTACGAAAGATAACTATACaacaaagatttaaaattggtatttaatttcaaacatacatacatatgtaaatataattcttgtacatacaaacacatacttaatgtacatacatatattattaaattttaatacatacatacattcatttattCGCGACCTTAaaccatatatttttttatatttcactttttttgtatatatgtagtaaggagtatgtatttttctttatattaattttgttaaggtacaataataataattattcaaaCATAACGCTGAAATGCAGGCACTAAAATAACACTGGGGTGATTTGcactttgttctttttttgttttgttttgtatttgctttttaatgttctaaaatttcacattttaaactatttgtttttcgttttttttttatttcaaattaataaacatttcttttttgaaatttacttaTAAGCGAGCATACAGTCAGTCGGTCAGACCAGACTAAATAATACCATACAACTAATACTAAATATTCGAGTCGATTAAAGCGTTTAATCATATACATTTTGTCTGCATGATTTTAAGGTCCAATTGAGTTACAGACAATGTCAAATATTAGCGCAAAGAGAGCATTAGCATGTATGGTAGTGTTGTAGGGTACAATACAAAAGTAAACTTATTTAACTTAGATAtgatatacaaatacatacaaacatattttaaaaatatatataaaaaaataataattaattaattaattgattaaacaattgttaataaaaatacatatggaGGCACTCGAAATCATCTTTGGCATACAATTTGCAATGTAATGGAATAcaaaacaatttgcaaaaacaaaagaatctatttataatattttctaattaaatttacataaaaatatacatttaataataagtagttgtaaaaaaaaactagtaaatATACTTATACACAATAAATACATAAGaaatttattacatacatacataacataTATAGTTAAGTCAACAGTGTTTCATTTTGAACGCCACTTAAGCTATGGAGAatgattttttcattatttttttataaattaatttagaaatGCAAATCTAAACTAACAACACTGTTACTTTTATATaagtgtaagtatgtatgtgatttttctttaataacctGATCATAATGctagctttttataaaaattcattcaataaaaaaaatttactatgaTCTTGAGAGGGAAGATTTTAATGTTTTGCCAGacattaacaaacatttttgttgagTAAATGCAAACAATTTATGTGCGAAATTGTAATGAACACTAACCATAGAATGTTAGACCAAAAACATAacagaaaactattttattaacaaagttattatgtttttgtttatatgtatataccaaTGGTAAACATTATATTCATaagaacatacatatgtatgtaaatacatgcatatgtatttgtattcactgtcaaaaatattatgaaaatgtctaaaaatatatatttttttattttctattagtttGATCTAGATTATCGCATTTAAAaggactttttttgtttttctattgtttttaataatggaGCGAAGCTTTTGATTTcgtgtttttttcaaatattttttttctataatccTGGCAttatataagtacatacatttGCATTATTTGAAATTAGAAAAGTTTCAGCCTCATTAATGCGCGCAATTTTCATTTatcattcatttttttcttcttctgttTCTATTTGTTCTAAGTACTATgttactaatttaaaatttaaaataatttaatgagaCTATTGCAGCTAAAGCTGTTAGCATTAATCCCATTTCAATAATAAGTCTGTTGGAAGCACCATTTTgatctttaatattttctgGAGGAGCACCAAATTCAATTTGAACATATTGGCGGGCTTCAGTGGGTAAAACAGCACATGAGAAATTTCCAGCGGTATCTTTCTTATAATTAAGTATAGTCAGACGATATTTGTTATCGATTGCATATTTATCAACCGCCAATGAGGTGTTGCCATTTGTTATGGGATGTTCTTCATTATACCATAAGATTTGATGAAcagaatctttaaaaatatatttaaaaaatgtataattagtTACAAAATTGATTAAGTATTTAAGaatttacctttaaaatttttaggtaAACATTCTAAGGTGATATTTTCTACATCTTTTGTTGCATAAACAGTGATTAGACTATTCTCAAAATAGGGGGTAATTGTAGACTTGGGTGTGGGTATTTCACCATTAGATGTTTCACTTTCATCACTATAGTCATATGCATCAAATGCTTGTTTGCTATCACTAGATCCCTTTTGATTTCCATCAGCTTCAATTCCTGAAATAAATAcaagttaatattaaaaattattaaaaattacaaacagtgtgaatgtgtttattttaagcaaataacatttaaaaccccaaaatattattttacttcaattgctaaaaaaaacttcacttatgtatttttacataaatttaaataacttttcgaATCACCCTAAATGTCTGTCTTATATTTGGCACATAAGTATAAAAGCCTACAGTTCACATAAATATGCATctgtatatataagtataaataaaacaaaaacaaacaatttaaaatacagTACGCACTCAGTTTgtataatcaaaaatattattttaaaaatataaactatattttgtacaatttgttAGGATTTACTGTACTGAATTCGaatttaacgaatttttgtacaCCCTTcaattaagtgaaattttattaaggaaaaaaaaacgtttttattagtaaaaacaaaaatgtgttatgttttaattgttttttctgCGTCTCTATAGCAAAAGAAGGAATATTATTCAATTAATATaacatcaataaaataaatgtttttcgttgtatgtatattaagatGGTAGCAGTATCTTTATATAAATTCATTAGAAtcagttaaaaattattaatatataggCCAACTATGAACAATAATTTCCCGGGAGTTTATTCCTGTTGCATGATTCATGTATAGGAGAGGGAACTAATTCCCCCGAAATTTGTTATTCTGAATAGACCTGATAATTTAACAGTCTTATTGAAGATATATGACATGACAGAGGCTTGCTTTGGTGTCATTTTAGATTCAGGTTTTCatataatcattattattttaaagaaatttttactatAGCCCCAACTTCATAACTCTTGCGTTAATGTTGCTGTCAGTAAATTTCGTCATCATATGTATCGTCACATTTTAAAACCATTTCAAGCTATTCCCTTCAGAAttcaatataatgaaaatacCACGGTACCCCCTTGTCATATACGTACTTTTTCTAAGATATACACTTTTGATAAGTAGTCCACATGGTAGTTAgtctattgtttaatttgtagtCTACATGGTAGTTAgtctattgtttaatttgtagtCCATgttctagtctttattctagttcatatctagtttattgtctagtttttatatatatattccaatcacagtcaatagtctagtaaaaAGTACTCTTATTGCTATATGTTTGTTATTTCAATCTGGTACCACGGGTGAACAATTGCCCATAGAACCATAACTTGGTTCTGGTCAGTCGATTAAAGTTCCTTtgagatccacgtagtggctgtgggtTAAACCTAAATCGCAGGAAGGGGCTACttggttaaaatattttcacgATAAATTTCTGTTATCGTTCCTAGATTTTAGGATTGTCAAAAATGGAGTATGGTGTAGTCGTCACTGccctttctttaataaaatgttgaatttgAGCTGATAATGATATACGAAGTATAGTTTACTTATGTTGTCAAAAATGGAGCAAGGTCGTCACTGctctttcttaaatttttcagcGATTTTCCTACATTGATAAGTGCGTTGGATTTTACTCTAAAACATATTCAACTTCTCACACTGGATTTTTGCGACCACTAATataaagtcttgtcaattaaaataattcatattttggACTACCAATTACGTCCCCTAGgagctgttgccgaatcaacagatcCATCTCAGCAGTGTGATTGGGCGATATATACAGTCCTTTCCTTTGGCTTGGTGTTCAcctaaagcacttcgacttcattgcaataaatattgcaaaaataaactaaattgtgTGTGtaagattttaagaaatttttatgttctatATTGATCAGAATGTTTAATGTTAAAAcgacttagcccccatacaaacttcctATACGGGaatatatctatatacataaatatctttcagaaaattacttaaacactAAAAACTGTGcttaaaaattcaacataaataagtccataaatattttttccaacgGACGCGATCGGttgatttgtataaatatacaatatttgaaatattacttTCAACACTTCCGGAATTGGATTAAAAGACTTTATAgaattaatatgttttaaaataatacaagcgatttgaacaaattttaaatactattgCATGCGTAGCATGTCATATACAGAAATAccgattattatttattatgatGCTGAAAATCATgcaatttctttacaaatacatgtatgtatgtttgtacatgcatacatatgtatatatatatgaaaatatacaattagaattcatataaatatgatatttatatacatttgttaAAGTATTCGTGTACAAAAAGCAATTACACAGGCgtatatgtgttttattttaaagttaatggGGAAAAATAAGAGGAGTGGTGTGGTGGTTGATACATTTCATTAAGTTTGCTGTTTTTTACGAAATTTagaacaatattgaaaatttattgttttattatatttggtgTGTTAAATGTgagtaatatacatatatattttttcataatttaaaaaggatttaagatcaaaataataattatatatattttctataaaattaaggaTTAAAACTCCCTGGTTGTTATAGAAAGTAGAAATGGACTGCTTTAAATACCTACATATGTCTATAATAGCCATTTAttagatacatatataaatcTTAAACCCAGACCTATTCCCTCCCATTTTAGCCATCGATTGGATTTAGCGTAATTTTATgcataaacacacacatacctATGTACATGGATAcaatacaaaatgtatttatgcgTGTATTATCTGCACATGTTGTATTAAAATTCATGTacgaaaatgtttttcaaatgttCATTTTACTGCCTTCGTCATGCTTctaaatgtacaaaaactaaaaaaaatcataatacaagacaaatatgtataaaaatatttagaaatatatgagTGTagatataaatctatatatatgtatatatgtatataaatatatgtccATACTATATGCATTAGACTAAAAGAAATACAACAGAATTTATTATATGTAGTATGTATTTTTGTCTGTTTTACCACACAATAACGATGATGTCagagttaaaatattattgttgttgtaaatatacagatgtatgtatgtatgtatgtatgttggtttgtaagtaaagaaaagttttataaaatgttcatgAATACCAAACCCTACCAACCCATAACAACTCTATACAAGTagattcataaaattaaaaaaaagaagaaaaaaacataattactaattgttgttaattgaaagtattgtatttttgttgtgtttatatTAACGCTggttaagttttgttttgtaaaaaaaaacaaaattcctgTCATGAAAAACGTATTCAAGTCAAATCGATTCGAGTTGAAATCAACCATTTCGTTTAAGAGTTGTATGTAGCAAAATACATTTGGTCACGTTCAACATATcatattttattagaatatttataattttaattaattacattaatttatttcaagattttttagGAGTgtcttttttctattaattttattttcaaaataacaaaagttaaaacgatatttatacatatgaacataaatatgtaaataatacatatctatgtatttatgtgtatataaaaaactttatgtatAGAATGTACTTTAAAACTATGTATGAATGAAAGTGTATGTATACATAGAATAGATTTGTATCcaactttaaaaaacttttcaatatttaaaatattgatttttccttggcaaattgttattgttttaaatcaacagtgtttaaaaggaaaaaatcatatatatgtatatcaaatgtTGGTATCAATGTGGtgataaacacacacacacacatacactcatacatttatacttataaaagtaaaacacccctttttgatttttcatttaaaagttaacttttttccttatttgatattaaaatattttatattttcatttgttgttgttgttgttaacaaCAATTgcttattttattaattgttaatttatatGCAATGTATTCTTTTCAAATAcctgttattttaaataatccaacaataaatattaatgacaAAATTCCCTTAGTGATGTTAttcaaatgcatttttataaattttattctttttattagttttgtttttaatttcacaatttaAATTCCTTTCGCTagtagtttgtttttgtattctgtttttagtttttctttttttttgcacaatagttttttatttattatttaatatatattttttatttggtattCGTTAACTAAAGCAATTTTAAGTTCTGGTGCAAAACAACCGCGCTGGACTTGACATAAATAGAAACTGATGTGTGGTAATATATTTGCTTGGCATAGAGGCCCAAACAAAACAGACTCGAACCGAATGATACAAACAGCAAAAGCAGACAGTGGCGGGTCGCGTGTgagtatgtttttttgttgttattaatggCGAGTTATAATTTTCCAGTTTGCACAGtacaacaaacacatttttaaattgcTCTCTAACATTAGCGGCAGTGTTTTTGTCATTATGGTGATCATTTCTATTCATATCCACCCTGTCTGACTACTTAAGCATTGggagcaaaaattttctttttgttactcAATTTATAAAACGTTGGTcgctttttagaaaattttcattttgtggtTTGTGTAAATCCACCCCTGTTTCAAAAGTACACAACAAAACAGTGTTTCCTTAACAGCTGTATATGGGAGTAACTTTGTTTTGAACATAACTAATATCAACATTTTGAATCGGGAAATAAAGCTTTCTATACTGGTTTTTCTAATGTTCGTCTGTATGTTTTAATGCGATAAATAACTTTGATTTTGAATTCTTAAAAATAGGCgtttaattaatcaaaatttataaataattatgattacattgcatttaaaaaaatttcaaattaaacagtttacaaatttcaaaatttatttttattgaatatctCGGATTGAGAACCACCGAAATAAAATCAAGCGTATGCATGAGGAAAAACGAAAAGCAAACAACACAcagttatacaaatatttttgctcTAACGCATCTTAATGGAAacaatgatgacgatgatgagtCATCTGAAGGAaggattttggaaattttgctgctcattaaacaaaaaaaaatatttaataatgctTTATACAAGTTGTTTTCTTACACTAAGGTTGAGTTTAATGTGTGTAGGAGTGCTCGCAGATTTGGTTGGGCTCTGGGGATACGTTTTAGGTATTTTTGGCATgtgtataaaattgaaaaaaaaaggaagacaaatatttataagatgACACATAACCAAAACATAGCTATCTAAATATTCCTGTATATATAAGAACTTACGTATGTATCTGCGTCTTTATAGTATTGAGGGAAAAAGAGCTTAATACATATTCTAGTACATATTATAGACATTGCATTTGTAGTTGTATTCAAGCCATTTGTATATAATGGAATTAGGTCAAGGACGGATCAACGTTGAGAGTACAAAAAAAGttctatttctattatttttgtttaaaaggaaTTGCTGctgttttgtatgtatgtttgtagtatTCACTGTTAATTACTTCCcatccaaagaaaagaaaagaacCACCGACTGACTGACTgcattgttgttgtaaatatttatacaatacatatgtataaatattctgCAGTACAcaattactaaatatttaaaagtttaaattcaacaaaattgtattttgtatttaaggTTGATTCCTAACCTCCGATTGTTTGAAATGTCTTatgtcaaaattttctaatgaacACATGGTTTatagtatttaaatttacaaacatttttacacGTACATACGGGTG
The window above is part of the Lucilia cuprina isolate Lc7/37 chromosome 6, ASM2204524v1, whole genome shotgun sequence genome. Proteins encoded here:
- the LOC111678451 gene encoding protein 5NUC-like, which produces MMWKSQIVLAHICGLLLCLGQVKGNPIGVGNKDVAVEFIILHNNDMHARFEQTSVDSGKCTPELANTNKCYGGFARVAHEVRKFRQEAKEGGKPVFYLNAGDTYTGTPWFTVFKDNITAAFLNKLQPDAISLGNHEFDENVAGLAPFLNKVTFPVLATNLDVSKEPELAKAKHFYKSTVLDVRGTKVGVIGYLTPETKVLTVPNEVEFLDEVVTINEEAARLKNLGVNIIIALGHSGYLRDQEIAMNCPEVDLVIGGHTNTFLYNGEQPDAERIDGPYPTVVKQHSGKEVPVVQAYAYTKYLGKLHVQFDKNGNLIEFDGTPILLNAEIPRDDDLLELLEVYRPNITALESNVVGHTKVHLEGRAEICRSGECNLGNLVADSMIYARILEDLGGSYWTDAPIAFIQGGGIRSSIEKRSDGSILATDVLSVLPFGNDLYMTRITGKTILKALERSASMEAKDSNGGFLQMSGVHTVFDYNKPIGSRVISTHVLCSECKVPAYEPLQQDKFYNVIVQKFLIEGGDGHTFVEENGSEPIRLQKNDFDALLQYLTQREFVYPEVEERITIIEKKDDGGNDGNGGNDGGMMTVSSSIFLVAVMTLFTINFTN
- the LOC111678460 gene encoding uncharacterized protein LOC111678460 — encoded protein: MHLNNITKGILSLIFIVGLFKITGIEADGNQKGSSDSKQAFDAYDYSDESETSNGEIPTPKSTITPYFENSLITVYATKDVENITLECLPKNFKDSVHQILWYNEEHPITNGNTSLAVDKYAIDNKYRLTILNYKKDTAGNFSCAVLPTEARQYVQIEFGAPPENIKDQNGASNRLIIEMGLMLTALAAIVSLNYFKF